The DNA sequence AGCCGGCCCCTCAGGTCCGCAACGGACGGGTACTCGTCGCGGTTTTCGTCGCCGCCGTGCTGCTGGTGGGAATCCCGATGTCACTGGTCTGGCTCATCACCCGGCCCGGGGAGCAGCCGTTCAACCCGGCCGTCGGCGACTGTGTGAAGCAGTCGGGCAACACCGCCGCACCGGCCGACTGCGCTGAGCCGGGCGCGTACCAGGTCATCGCCAAGGTCGACCAGCTCGACCAGTGCGACGACCCAACCGCCCCGCACATCGAGATCCCGGCGGACTCGGGCCGGGCCCAGGTCCTCTGCCTGCAGACCGCAGCGACCGAACCGGACCCGCAGAGCAGTGCCGACACTGGCGAGGAAGCCACCGAGTGACCGCACCCCGCGTCCGGGCACCAGAGCTCAACGGTCGACAGTGGCTGAACACCGGCGGCCGTGAACTCAGCCTACGGGAGCTGCGTGGGCGGATCGTCCTGCTGGATTTATGGACCTTCTGCTGCGTCAACTGTCTGCACGTGCTCGACGAACTTCGGCCGCTGGAGGAGAAGTACGCCGAGGTCCTGGTGGTGATCGGGGTGCACTCGCCGAAGTTCGCCCACGAACGGGAGCCGGCAGCGGTGGCGGCCGCAGTGGAGCGGTACGGGGTGAGCCACCCGGTGCTCGACGACCCGGAGCTGGACATGTGGCAGCAGTACGCCGCCCGGGCCTGGCCGACCCTGGTACTGGTCGACCCGGAGGGCTACGTCGTCGCCACCATGGCCGGCGAGGGACACGCCGACGGTCTGGCCAGGGAGATCGACCAGCTGATCCGGACGCACGAGGCGAAGGGCACGCTGCACCGAGGCGACGGCCCGTACCTGCCGCCGACGCCGGCCGAGACCACCCTGCGCTTCCCCGGCAAGGCGGTGGCGCTCGACGACGGTGCCCTGCTGGTCTCCGACTCGGCCCGGCACCAGCTGGTGGAGCTCGAACCGGACGGCGAGACCGTCCGTCGCCGGATCGGCGCCGGTGAGCGCGGCGGCGCTGACGGGTCCGCCCGGTCCGCGATGTTCAACGAACCGCAAGGGCTGCTCCGGCTACCGGCCGACGTCGCTGCCGTGGCCGGGTACGACATCGTGGTCGCGGACACCGTCAACCATCTGCTGCGTGGCCTGGAGTACGCCACCGGGGAGGTACGCACGGTCGCCGGCTCCGGCCGCCAGTGGCGCTCGACGGTGGACTACCACCCGCACGACGCCCACGCCGTCGACCTCTCCTCGCCCTGGGACCTGGCCTGGTACGACGGCAAGGTGATCGTCGCCATGGCCGGCATCCACCAGCTCTGGTGGTTCGACCCGGTGACCCGCACCGCCGGCATGTACGCCGGCACCACCGTTGAGTCGCTGCGCGACGGCCCGATCCCGGATGTCTGGCTGGCCCAGCCGTCCGGCCTCGCCACCAGCGTCGACGGCGACCAGCTGTGGATCGCCGACAGCGAGACCAGCGCGCTGCGCCGGCTCGCTGACGGCGAGCTGCGTACCGTCGTCGGGCAGGGCCTGTTCGACTTCGGCCAGGTCGACGGGGCGGCGACCGACGCGCTGCTGCAGCATCCGCTCGGTGTGTGCGCACTCGCGGACGGCTCGGTGCTGGTGGCGGACACCTACAACGGCGCGGTCCGTCGCTACGACCCGGCCACCGACCGGGTGTCCACGGTGACCGACGGTCTGGCCGAGCCGAGTGACGTGCTGGTGACCGCGGACGGCACCGTATGGGTGGTGGAGTCGGCGGCGCACCGGCTCACCCGGCTGGCCCCGGGCGCCCTGTCGGCGGCCGGCGCCACGATCGTCGGTGCCCGGCGCCGCGCCGAGCGTCCGCCGACGCTGATCGCGCCCGGTGCACTGTCGCTCGAGGTGGTGTTCACTCCGGCGCCCGGTCAGAAGCTGGATGCCAGTTTCGGTCCGGCGACCCGGCTGGAGGTCTCGGCCGACCCACCGGAGCTGCTGCTCGACGGGGCAGGCAGCGACACCGGGCTGACCCGGCGGCTGGTCATCGACCCAGCGGTGGCCGCTGGCGTGTTGCAGGTGGTCGCCCAGGCGGCGACATGCGACGCGGACGCCGAGCACGCCGCCTGCCACCTGACCCGGCAGGACTGGGGAGTGCCGGTACGGATCGATCCGGCCGGGGCCGGTCGGTTGCCGCTGATCCTGCGCGGAGTCGACGCACACTGACCGCTACCGCTAGCGCTGCCGGGCCGTCAGTCAGACGAAGGCGGCGAGGCGTTGACCGTCCGCGCGGAGTGCGGCGCGGATCCGTCCGGCCAACTCGACCGCGCCGGGAGTGTCACCGTGCAGGCAGATCGACTCGACCGGGCAGGCGACGATGCTGCCGTCGGTCGCGGTGACACTGTGCCGCCGGGCCAGGGACACCGCCTGCCCGACGACCCGGTCGGGGTCGCCGAGCAGCGCGCCCGGGTCCGATCGGGGCACCAGCCGACCGTCGGGCAGATAGCCGCGGTCGGCGAAGCCCTCGGCGACGGCCCGCAGCCCGGCACCGGTGGCGAGCTGTCCGAGGACCGAGCCCGGCAGGCAGAGAACCGGCAGCGCGGGGTCGTAGTCGGCCACCGCGGCGACGACGGCGGCGGCCTGCGTCTCGTCCACGCAGGCCGTGTTGTACAGCGCGCCGTGCGGCTTGACGTAGCGGACCCGGGTCCCGGCCACCCGACAGAAGCCGTCCAGCGCGGCGAGCTGGTAGAGCACGTCGTCGCGCAACTCGTCAAAGCGGTAGTCGATCCGCCGCCGCCCGAAGCCGGCCAGGTCGCGGTAGCCGACCTGGGCTCCGACGGCGACGGCCCGCTCGGCGGCGGCGGCGCAGATGCGGCGCATCGTCAACGGGTCGCCGGCGTGAAAACCGCAGGCGACATTCGCGGAGGTCACCACGTCCAGCAACGCCTCGTCGTCGCCGAGACGCCAGACGCCGAAGCCCTCACCGAGGTCCGCGTTGAGATCCATGGAACCGCACAGTAGTACCGGGCCGCGCCTGGGCCAGCGGGGTGACGTCGTCGACGACGCCGACCACCGGGTATCCGCCGGTGGTCGGATGGTCGGCGAGGAAGACCAGTGGCTGGCCGTCGGCGGGGACCTGGACCGCGCCGACCACCAGCCCTTCGCTGGGGAGTTCGTCGCGGACGGACCGGGTGAGCGGCGCGCCGGTCAGTCGGACACCGATTCGGTTGCTCAACGGGCTGACCTCGTATTCGGTGGTGAGCAGCCGCTGGACCGCCTCGGCGGTGAACCAGTCCGCCCGTGGCCCGAGCCGGACGGTGAGCCGGACCGGGACGGCCGGCGCGGACCAGGGCACCGCGTCGGCCGCGGCCCGGCTCAGCGCCGCTGGCGGCGGTGCGGTGCCGACCGGCAGCAGATCGCCGTCGCGTACGGCCGGCGGTCCGATGCCGGCGAGTGTGTCGGTGGACCGGCTACCGAGCACCGCCGGTACGGCGATTCCGCCGGCGATCGCGAGATAGCTGCGGACGCCGTACCGGGCCGGGCCGACCTCGACCACGGCGTCCGGCGGCACCGGTGTTGGGGTGAGGAAGCCACCGGACCGGCCGGCGATGCGGACCGTTGCCGGTGCCCCGGTGAGCGCGACCCAGCCGCCGGTGCGCAACCGAAGCGTGCAGCCGGTCAGGGTGACCTCCAGACCGGCGGCGTCGGGCGGGTTGCCGACCAGCCGGTTGGCCAGCGCCAACGCCGGCTGGTCGAGCGCACCGGCCCGAGGTACGCCCAGGTGCGCCCAGCCGTACCGGCCGCGGTCCTGCACGGTGGTGAGCGCGCCGGCCCGGATCACCTCGATCATCGGTCCGCCCCGGTTCCGGCCGGTGCCTGCGGCGCGACCGGCCCGGTGGCGGTCGGCCCGGGTGCGGTTGGCCCGGTGGCGGTCAGCCGGACCCGGGTGCCGGGGGTCAGCGTCGCGGGCGGCTCCCGGTCCAGGTCGAACAGCACCAGGTCGGTACGCCCCACCAACTGCCAGCCGCCGGGCGACGCGGTCGGGTAGATGCCGGCGTATTCACCGGCCAGGGCAACCGAGCCGGCCGGGACGGCGGGGCGGGGTGTGGCTCGGCGGGACACGCTCCACCGCCGGGGCAGGCCGGTCAGGTATCCGAAGCCGGGCGCGAAGCCGCAGAACGCCACGGTGAACTCGATCCGGGTCAGCCGGTCCACGACGTCGGCGACGGCGACCTCCCACTGCCCGGCGACGTCGATCAGGTCGGGACCGTCGAACCGGACCGGTACGGTGATCCACCGTCCGGTGTCGTCGACGGCCTCGGCCGCCGCCGGTTGCCAGCCGGCCAGTTGGCTGGCGGTCAGCGCGGGGTCCGGTAGGCCGTCGAGCAGGATGGTCCGGGCTCCGGGGACGATCTCGGCTACCCGCAGTTCGCCAAGTTCACGGCGCCGGCTCAGCTCGGCGCGCCAAGCGTCGACGGGGCCGCGTTCGCTGCCCCTGAGTTCGCTGTCTTCGAGTTCGCTGTCCCCGGACGGCACGGTGCCAGCCGGCGCCGCCCATTCGAGCAGTAGCGCGTGCCGGCCGACGGGGTGGATCCGCATGGGTCCATTGTCGGCCGCCGAGGCGTCAGCTGGACGTTAGGCGGACGTGAGGCGATTCACTACCAGCGGGTAACCTACGGTGCCGTAACCTTGTCTGGTGACCACCGAAGCGCCCCTTCGCCTCAAGCCGGTCGACATCGGCAAACCCCGGATGCGCGGCTGGCTGCACACGTACGCATTTTTCGTGGCCCTGGTCAGCGGCATTGTGCTCTGCGCACTGGCCGCCACCCGACCCGGCTGGACCGCGCTGGTCAGCTGCGTCGTCTACAGCCTGACGGTATGCGGCCTGTTCGGCACCAGCGCGCTTTATCACCGCCGGGTCTGGTCGGAACGGGCGTACCAGATCATGCGCCGCCTCGACCATTCGATGATCTTCGTCTTCATCGCCGGCACCTACACACCGTTCTGCCTGCTCCTGCTGCCCGGGCGTAGCGCCGCCACCCTGCTTACCGTGGTCTGGGTCGGTGCGCTGGCCGGGGTGGCGATGAAGCTGATCTGGCCGCATCTGCCGCGCTGGGCCGGCGCCCCGCTCTACATCGCCCTCGGCTGGGTCGCGGTGGTGGTACTACCCGACATCCTGCAGCACGGTGGGGTCACCGCGCTGGTCCTGCTGATCGTCGGCGGTGCGGTCTACAGCGTCGGGGCGATCTTCTATGCGCTGCGCCGCCCCAACCCGTGGCCCACCGTCTTCGGCCACCACGAGTTCTTCCACGCCTGCACCCTCGTCGCCGCGCTGTGCCATCACATCGCGATCTACTTCGCGCTCTACGCCTGACCCGCCACCACCCCGGCGGGGACCGCCCGGTTCGGGATCGTCGGAGATCCTGTTCCGTTCGTGGCAGATCCTGATCCGTCGGGGGGTGGCGGTCTGCTCGGGGTCCGGATCACCGCCGCACCGGGCCGCCCGGGCGACGCACCTCGCGGTACTGCTCCTCCACGACCCGGTCCGACTCGACCGGGGCAGCCGGTGCCGGCTCGTCCTGCGAGGTCCCGGACACCACCGTACGGCGGCGGCTCTGCCAGAACCACAACGTCAGGGCCAGCCCGAACACGCCAGCCACCATCAACACCCAGCCGACCGTGGTCAGGTCGAGAAAGCCCAGTTCGGCCTCGACCGCGAAGGCCAGGATGGCGCCCAGGGCGATGAGGAAGATGCTTCCGCCGATACCCACTTCGTACCTCCTTGGCTGTTGCCGGCACCCTCGTGCCGGCCGGATGCCGCTTGTGAGGTAGCGGCGGGCACGGATGTACCCAGGCGCTTGTGAACTCAATCAGGCAAGCTGAACCGATGACCCGACGCAGCATCGTGCTGCTCCGGCACGCCAAGGCGGAGCAGCCCGAACAGATGGCAGACGAGCAACGCGGGCTCACCCCGCACGGACATTCGGACGCGGCACACGCCGGGCAGTGGCTGGCCGAACACCAGCTCTGGCCGCAACTGGTGCTCTGCTCGCCAGCCCGGCGTACCCGGCAGACCTGGCAGGAGGTGTCCGCGGCGGGTCCGCCGGCACCCGCCCGCTTCGAACCCCTGTTGTACGGCGGAACCGCAGTCGACCTGCTCGGCCTGGTGCGGCAACTGGACGACTCGGTATCCCGGGTGCTGATCGTCGGGCACAACCCGACGGTCTCCTACGCCTCAGCGCTGCTCGACCCGGTCGGTGCGAGCGACAGCGGACTGCGGACCTGTGGGATCGCCGTTCACGAGTTCACCGGCGACTGGACGGCGTGTGGGCCGCAGACGGCTCCTGCGACCCACACGTACACCGCCCGGGCGGCCCGAACCAGCTGACCACGCGGCCCCGATCTGCTCGACCGACGCGGCCAGTCAGGTAGGCGACGTGGTCAGTTGGGCGGCTGCGGCGGTTCGGCTGGCGGCGGCACCATCTGCGCCGGATGGGCCAGCTTGTTCTCCTCGACGATGACCGTCCGGGCCCGGCGGCGGCGATCGTTCCAGAACCAGAGCACGGTGAGCAGGATCGCCAACCCGGCCAGGATCAGCACCCAGCCCACGGCTCGCACGTCCAGCCACCAGACGTCGGCCCGGACGGCGTACGCCAGGATGGCGCCTATTGCGATGAGGAAGATTCCACTGCCGATACCCATGCGTGCACTCCTTGTGCGGTGGCTACAAGTTGTGCGGTCGCCTGCTGATCTACCCGCCGGGGAGGGCCCGAAACGGTGGCGGCGGAACCTCCGGTCAGCGGCTCAGAAGGCGTCCTCGGGTAGGTCCATCAGGTCGAGTCCGGTTCCGGCGATGATTCGACGGTCGGCACCGATCCGGGGCAGCACCTCGCTGGCGAAGAACCGGGCGGCGGCCACCTTGCCCTGGTAGAAGCTCTGGTCGGCGTCGGAGACCCCGTCGCCGCCCAACGCGGTCAGGGCGACCTCGGCCTGCCGCTGCAGCAGCCAGGCGATCACCACGTCGCCGAGCGCCAGCAGCAGTCGCCGGCTGCTCAGGCCGACCTTGTACAGCGAGCGCGGCTCGCCGCTCTGCACCTCACCGAGCCAGCCGGTCATCACGCCGAGGATGTTCTGCACCTCGCCGAGTGCCCGGCCGAGCGCGGCGCGCTCCTCCTTGAGCTGGCCATTGCCACCTTCGGCGGCGATGAAGGCCTGAATCTCGCCGGCGATCGCCATCAGCGACTGGCCGTTGTCCCGGACGATCTTGCGGAAGAACAGGTCGAGACTCTGGATCGCGGTGGTTCCCTCGTACAGGGTATCGATCTTGGAATCCCGGACGTACTGCTCCAGCGGGTAGTCCTGGAGGAAGCCGGATCCGCCGAAGGTCTGCAGCGACTCGTGGCCGAGCAGTTCGTACGCCCGTTCCGAGCCACACCCCTTGACCAGGGGCAGCAGCAGGTCGTTGACCCGCTTGGCGAGCTCCACGGTCTCCTCGTCGCCGGCCGCCCGGGCGATGTTGATCTTGTCCTGCCAGCTGGCCGTGTAGCAGACCAACGCACGCAGGCCCTCGGCGTACGACTTCTGCAGCATCAGCGACCGACGGACGTCGGGATGGTGGGTGATCGTCACCCGGGGGGCCGCCTTGTCGGTCATCTGCAGCAGATCGGCGCCCTGGACCCGGTTCTTGGCGTACTCGAGGGCATTGAGGTAGCCGGTGGAGAGGGTGGCGATCGCCTTCGTGCCGACCAGCATCCGGGCGTACTCGATGATCAGGAACATCTGCCGGATTCCGTCGTGCACGTCGCCGAGCAGCCATCCCTTGGCCGGCACGCCGTGCTCACCGAAGGTGAGCTCGCAGGTCGTGGAGACCTTCAGGCCCATCTTGTGCTCGACGTTCGTGGCGAAGACGCCATTGCGCTCGCCCAGCTCACCGGTTGCCCCGTCGAAGTGGTACTTGGGCACGACGAACAGCGACAGGCCCTTGGTGCCCGGACCACCGGCGCCCTCGACGCCGACCGGACGGGCCAGCACGTAGTGGATGATGTTCTCGCTGAGGTCGTGCTCGCCGCTGGTGATGAAGCGCTTGACGCCCTCGATGTGGTACGAGCCGTCCGGCTGCGGAATCGCCCGGGTGCGCCCGGCACCCACGTCGGAGCCGGCGTCCGGCTCGGTCAGCACCATCGTCGACGCCCACTGCCGCTCGACGAAGAGTTTGGCCCACTCCTTCTGCTCCGGCGTGCCCTCGACGTAGAGGGTGTGCGCGAAGGACGGCCCGGAGGCGTACATCCAGACCGGCGCGTTGGAGCCGAGCACCAGGTCGGCCAGCGACCACCACAACGCCCGTGGCGCGTTGGTGCCGCCGAGCTCCTCCGGCAGGTCCAGCCGCCAGAACTCGGCCTGCATGAAGGCCTCGAACGAACGGCGGAACTCGGGCGGCAAGGTCACCGAGTGGGTGGCCGGGTCGAAGACCGGCGGGTTGCGGTCGCCCGGCACGAAGCTGGGCGCGAGCTCCTCGCGGGCCAGCCGCTCGACCTCGCTGAGGATGCTCCGGGCGGTGTCGACGTCCAGGTCGGCGTAGGGCGCCTGGCCGAAGGTGCGGTCGGCGCCGAAAACCTCGAACAGGTTGAACTCGAGGTCCCGAAGGTTGCTCTTGTAGTGGGTCATCGCGTGGTGGCCCCGCTTCCGGACAGCTGTTACTGGTCAGTAACCACCACTGTATTACTCCCGGGTAGCCAACGACAAGCGCGCCGTCTGGCAAACCGAGGACAGCAACGGGGCAGCTGACGGCCCACCAGCCGTCACCTGTCCGGAATACGGTCGTTTTGCCCGGTGCAAGAGGCAAAAATTGGGCAAAACCCAAGAAGCGCCGCAGTTGCCATCAGGAGGCACAGATGTCCGTCACCCGCCTGCTCAACGCACTGGTCGAACCGATCGCCAGCCGTCGCTACGTCGGCCGGCACCGGGCCCTCGGCGGCACCAGCTTCCTGTTCGCGATCACCCAGCCGGTCTGACCCGCCCGGGGCCTCGGCACCACCTGCCGTCAGTGCTCCGCCCCGTCGGGCGATCCGGCCGGTCAGCCGCCCGGCGCGCCGACTTCCCAACTCGGCACGGACGGAGCGGGCACCACCCCGGAGCCCGAGTACTCCATCAGGACCAGGGCGATGTCGTCGTCGAGCCGCCCGTACACCCACTCGACCAACGCCGTCTCCAGCGACGCCAGGCCGTCACCGACGGTGCCGTGACCCAGCAGCCGCCAGGCCCGGTCCGCGGTGGGGAAAAAGGCACCGTCCCGACGTGCCTCGCCCAGTCCGTCGGTGAACAGCAGCAACCGGTCACCTGGCTCGAGACGTTCGACCCGGGGACGTACCACCGGCATGAACCCGAGCGGCGGCGCCGGAGCCGGCGGTTCCAGCGGGATCACTTCGCCCCGGCGCAGCAGCAGCGGCGCCGGGTGCCCGCAGTTGACGATGGTCAGCGTTCCACCGCGCTCCTCGACCAGGGCGGCGGTGACGAAATCCTCGTCGCCCACGCTGCGCGCCACCGCCCGGTCCAGGTCGGCCACGATGGCCCGTAGGTCGGCCCGCTCATAGGCGACGTGCCGGTACGAACCCAGGACGATGCTGGCTAGTCGGACCGCGTCCAGGCCTTTGCCCCGCACATCTCCGATGATCATGCGTACGCCGTACGGCGTGTCGAGCGCCTCATACAGGTCACCGCCGATGTCCGCGGCGGCGGTGGCGGAGATGTAGCGTCCCGCCACGGCGAGCGTGCCGACCTGCGGTCCGAGCGGACGCAACACCGCCTGCTGGGCCACCGACGCCAGCCGCGAAAGCTCGGCGATCTGCTGTGCCTGCCGTTCCCGGATGACCGCCACCGCCGCCGCCAGCCCGGTGGCCAGCGCGATACCGACCACGTTCACCGCGGTCGCCAGCGAGAGCATCTGACCGGTCAGCGCGAAGATGCCACCGACCAGGGTGGCCAGCACCCCGGTGGAGAGCACCACCCGCCACGTCGCGAAGGCCGCCGCGAGGAACGGGGCAGCGGCGACCAGACCGACGTAGTTGACACCGGACCCGTCCGCGATCTCCACCACGGAGACGAGCGCGAGCAGCACGAGGGCCGCGCCGAGGCCGACGCGGGAACCAGCGCTGAGTGGGCGGCGGCCGCCCATCGGGATGATGTGCATGGGTACGCGAAACAGCATGACTCATCGGTGGCGGTGGCCCAACGGAGTTGGCCTGTCGTCTGATCCGGATATGGCCACCCGGAGTATTGGACAACCTTGGCACCCTGGCTATCCCCCGGGCGGGCGGCGAGCGGTTGCTCAACCTGTGGGCAAACCTGGAAATGGCATATCACGCCGCTGACCAGCAGCTCGACACTGAGTGGCAACTCAGGATCGCGGTCAGTCGCCGAGAATCTCGTAGCGGACCTGGAGGTGACCCAGGTCAAGAGCCGCAATCTTCGCGAAAGCGGCACGGGCCAGGTCGAGGCACCGCCCGTCGACGAACGGTCCCCGATCGTTGATCCGAACCACCACGCTGGCACCGGTCTGCGGGTTGGTCACCCGCACCTGAGTATCGAACGGCAGGGTACGGTGCGCGGCGGTCATCCCCGACGGGTCGAACGACTCGCCGTTCGCGGTGACCTGTCCGCTGGCGTAGTACGACGCACCACAGGTGCCGCTCTCCACCACCTGGCCACCAGCCGGGGCCTCGTTCCGGGTCGGGGACGGCCCGCCGGTCGGGGACCGTTCTGGCGTCGGGGACGGTTTCGGCGTCGAGGCGGCCCGGTCGGCCCCACGTGCCGCCCGGGTCGACGCGGTCGAGCGGTCCGGCACAGGCGAGCCGGACGCCGCAGCCGTGGACGGCGTGGCCGTGGGCGGCGTGGCCGTGGGCGGTGTGGCCGTGGACGCCGCACGCGGTGTTGTCGACGTACCGGCGGTCAGTTCGAACGCCATGGCCGTTCCGCCCGCCAGCACACCGGCCAGCAGGACCACCGCCAACCACGGTGCCAGCCGCAGACGGTACGGGCGCGGGTTGCGATGGCGCGCGGCCATGACGTCTCCTGACGAGCTGACAACATAATTTAGCCGCCGCACCGTAGCCGGAGCAGGCCGTGTCGTGTCAAGTGTGCCCGGCAGATTCACCGGCGAGGAGTCCCGGCATACTCGGCCGGTGACCGACGCCGCAGCCGCTCACCCGCACCGGTCCCGCGCGGCCGCAGCCGGCAACGTGCCACGCCCGGCCGCAGCCGGCGACGTGCCGGACCCGGTTGAACTTCGGCGGCTGCTGATCGACACCTTCGTCTGGCACGACCCCGGCCCGGCCAGCAGCCACCTGGTGAGCGACCTGTCCGGGTGGTGGCGACACCCCCGGATTCTCGCCGGGATCGGCCCGGCCCTCGCCGATCTGGCCAGCGCCGATCTGGCCGACGCGGACCGACCGAGCACGGTGATGACCCCGCAGGTCACCGGGCTGCTTGTCGGCCCGCTGGTGGCGACAGCGCTCGGCGTTGGCGTCGTACCCGCGTACAAGGAGGATCCGCAGCGGGCAATCGCGGACGCGACCACCTGGACCACGACGGCGCCCGACTACCGGGGCCGCACGCTGCGGCTCGGTGTCCGTGACCGGCACCTCGGCCCAGGCGACCGGGTCCTGCTGGTCGACGACTGGGTCACCAGCGGCGCGCAGCTGCGGGCCATG is a window from the Solwaraspora sp. WMMD792 genome containing:
- a CDS encoding DUF6458 family protein; its protein translation is MGIGGSIFLIALGAILAFAVEAELGFLDLTTVGWVLMVAGVFGLALTLWFWQSRRRTVVSGTSQDEPAPAAPVESDRVVEEQYREVRRPGGPVRR
- a CDS encoding DUF6458 family protein; its protein translation is MGIGSGIFLIAIGAILAYAVRADVWWLDVRAVGWVLILAGLAILLTVLWFWNDRRRRARTVIVEENKLAHPAQMVPPPAEPPQPPN
- a CDS encoding allophanate hydrolase subunit 1, yielding MRIHPVGRHALLLEWAAPAGTVPSGDSELEDSELRGSERGPVDAWRAELSRRRELGELRVAEIVPGARTILLDGLPDPALTASQLAGWQPAAAEAVDDTGRWITVPVRFDGPDLIDVAGQWEVAVADVVDRLTRIEFTVAFCGFAPGFGYLTGLPRRWSVSRRATPRPAVPAGSVALAGEYAGIYPTASPGGWQLVGRTDLVLFDLDREPPATLTPGTRVRLTATGPTAPGPTATGPVAPQAPAGTGADR
- a CDS encoding 5-oxoprolinase subunit PxpA gives rise to the protein MDLNADLGEGFGVWRLGDDEALLDVVTSANVACGFHAGDPLTMRRICAAAAERAVAVGAQVGYRDLAGFGRRRIDYRFDELRDDVLYQLAALDGFCRVAGTRVRYVKPHGALYNTACVDETQAAAVVAAVADYDPALPVLCLPGSVLGQLATGAGLRAVAEGFADRGYLPDGRLVPRSDPGALLGDPDRVVGQAVSLARRHSVTATDGSIVACPVESICLHGDTPGAVELAGRIRAALRADGQRLAAFV
- a CDS encoding hemolysin III family protein; the protein is MTTEAPLRLKPVDIGKPRMRGWLHTYAFFVALVSGIVLCALAATRPGWTALVSCVVYSLTVCGLFGTSALYHRRVWSERAYQIMRRLDHSMIFVFIAGTYTPFCLLLLPGRSAATLLTVVWVGALAGVAMKLIWPHLPRWAGAPLYIALGWVAVVVLPDILQHGGVTALVLLIVGGAVYSVGAIFYALRRPNPWPTVFGHHEFFHACTLVAALCHHIAIYFALYA
- a CDS encoding biotin-dependent carboxyltransferase family protein, producing MIEVIRAGALTTVQDRGRYGWAHLGVPRAGALDQPALALANRLVGNPPDAAGLEVTLTGCTLRLRTGGWVALTGAPATVRIAGRSGGFLTPTPVPPDAVVEVGPARYGVRSYLAIAGGIAVPAVLGSRSTDTLAGIGPPAVRDGDLLPVGTAPPPAALSRAAADAVPWSAPAVPVRLTVRLGPRADWFTAEAVQRLLTTEYEVSPLSNRIGVRLTGAPLTRSVRDELPSEGLVVGAVQVPADGQPLVFLADHPTTGGYPVVGVVDDVTPLAQARPGTTVRFHGSQRGPR
- a CDS encoding NHL domain-containing thioredoxin family protein translates to MTAPRVRAPELNGRQWLNTGGRELSLRELRGRIVLLDLWTFCCVNCLHVLDELRPLEEKYAEVLVVIGVHSPKFAHEREPAAVAAAVERYGVSHPVLDDPELDMWQQYAARAWPTLVLVDPEGYVVATMAGEGHADGLAREIDQLIRTHEAKGTLHRGDGPYLPPTPAETTLRFPGKAVALDDGALLVSDSARHQLVELEPDGETVRRRIGAGERGGADGSARSAMFNEPQGLLRLPADVAAVAGYDIVVADTVNHLLRGLEYATGEVRTVAGSGRQWRSTVDYHPHDAHAVDLSSPWDLAWYDGKVIVAMAGIHQLWWFDPVTRTAGMYAGTTVESLRDGPIPDVWLAQPSGLATSVDGDQLWIADSETSALRRLADGELRTVVGQGLFDFGQVDGAATDALLQHPLGVCALADGSVLVADTYNGAVRRYDPATDRVSTVTDGLAEPSDVLVTADGTVWVVESAAHRLTRLAPGALSAAGATIVGARRRAERPPTLIAPGALSLEVVFTPAPGQKLDASFGPATRLEVSADPPELLLDGAGSDTGLTRRLVIDPAVAAGVLQVVAQAATCDADAEHAACHLTRQDWGVPVRIDPAGAGRLPLILRGVDAH
- a CDS encoding phosphoribosyltransferase family protein, encoding MLIDTFVWHDPGPASSHLVSDLSGWWRHPRILAGIGPALADLASADLADADRPSTVMTPQVTGLLVGPLVATALGVGVVPAYKEDPQRAIADATTWTTTAPDYRGRTLRLGVRDRHLGPGDRVLLVDDWVTSGAQLRAMAQLAAARGAVVVGSAVIVADCPPPVVNELRIRSLIHSKDL
- a CDS encoding acyl-CoA dehydrogenase, whose protein sequence is MTHYKSNLRDLEFNLFEVFGADRTFGQAPYADLDVDTARSILSEVERLAREELAPSFVPGDRNPPVFDPATHSVTLPPEFRRSFEAFMQAEFWRLDLPEELGGTNAPRALWWSLADLVLGSNAPVWMYASGPSFAHTLYVEGTPEQKEWAKLFVERQWASTMVLTEPDAGSDVGAGRTRAIPQPDGSYHIEGVKRFITSGEHDLSENIIHYVLARPVGVEGAGGPGTKGLSLFVVPKYHFDGATGELGERNGVFATNVEHKMGLKVSTTCELTFGEHGVPAKGWLLGDVHDGIRQMFLIIEYARMLVGTKAIATLSTGYLNALEYAKNRVQGADLLQMTDKAAPRVTITHHPDVRRSLMLQKSYAEGLRALVCYTASWQDKINIARAAGDEETVELAKRVNDLLLPLVKGCGSERAYELLGHESLQTFGGSGFLQDYPLEQYVRDSKIDTLYEGTTAIQSLDLFFRKIVRDNGQSLMAIAGEIQAFIAAEGGNGQLKEERAALGRALGEVQNILGVMTGWLGEVQSGEPRSLYKVGLSSRRLLLALGDVVIAWLLQRQAEVALTALGGDGVSDADQSFYQGKVAAARFFASEVLPRIGADRRIIAGTGLDLMDLPEDAF
- a CDS encoding PP2C family protein-serine/threonine phosphatase, translated to MLFRVPMHIIPMGGRRPLSAGSRVGLGAALVLLALVSVVEIADGSGVNYVGLVAAAPFLAAAFATWRVVLSTGVLATLVGGIFALTGQMLSLATAVNVVGIALATGLAAAVAVIRERQAQQIAELSRLASVAQQAVLRPLGPQVGTLAVAGRYISATAAADIGGDLYEALDTPYGVRMIIGDVRGKGLDAVRLASIVLGSYRHVAYERADLRAIVADLDRAVARSVGDEDFVTAALVEERGGTLTIVNCGHPAPLLLRRGEVIPLEPPAPAPPLGFMPVVRPRVERLEPGDRLLLFTDGLGEARRDGAFFPTADRAWRLLGHGTVGDGLASLETALVEWVYGRLDDDIALVLMEYSGSGVVPAPSVPSWEVGAPGG
- a CDS encoding septal ring lytic transglycosylase RlpA family protein, which codes for MAARHRNPRPYRLRLAPWLAVVLLAGVLAGGTAMAFELTAGTSTTPRAASTATPPTATPPTATPSTAAASGSPVPDRSTASTRAARGADRAASTPKPSPTPERSPTGGPSPTRNEAPAGGQVVESGTCGASYYASGQVTANGESFDPSGMTAAHRTLPFDTQVRVTNPQTGASVVVRINDRGPFVDGRCLDLARAAFAKIAALDLGHLQVRYEILGD
- a CDS encoding histidine phosphatase family protein: MTRRSIVLLRHAKAEQPEQMADEQRGLTPHGHSDAAHAGQWLAEHQLWPQLVLCSPARRTRQTWQEVSAAGPPAPARFEPLLYGGTAVDLLGLVRQLDDSVSRVLIVGHNPTVSYASALLDPVGASDSGLRTCGIAVHEFTGDWTACGPQTAPATHTYTARAARTS